A region from the Sulfurospirillum oryzae genome encodes:
- a CDS encoding ribose-phosphate pyrophosphokinase, which produces MRGYKVFAGTANPEFAKRVAKHLSLPLSAAEIKTFSDGEISVQISESVRGKDVFIIQSTCAPANVNLMELLILTDALRRSSANSITAIMPYFGYARQDRKAAPRVPITAKLVANMIQTAGIDRVVTIDLHAGQIQGFFDIPVDNLYGSIIFNDYVKAKNLKNPIIASPDIGGVARARSFAKLLGVDMVIVDKRREKANESEVMNIIGDVTGKDVILVDDMIDTAGTIVKAAEVLKKRGATSVMACCTHAVLSGPAYERIAKGELDELVVTDTIPLKEANPKIKVLSVAPVFAEVIRRVYHNESVNGLFI; this is translated from the coding sequence ATGAGAGGCTATAAAGTCTTTGCAGGAACGGCAAATCCAGAGTTTGCAAAACGAGTGGCGAAACATCTTTCTCTCCCTCTTTCAGCAGCTGAGATTAAGACCTTTAGCGATGGTGAGATCAGTGTTCAAATCAGTGAGAGTGTGCGTGGAAAAGATGTTTTCATCATCCAATCAACCTGTGCTCCTGCGAATGTGAATTTGATGGAGCTATTAATTTTAACAGATGCACTAAGACGCAGTTCTGCCAATAGCATTACGGCTATTATGCCTTATTTTGGTTATGCACGACAAGATCGAAAAGCGGCACCTCGTGTTCCTATTACGGCAAAACTTGTTGCTAACATGATCCAAACAGCGGGAATTGATCGTGTTGTAACGATTGACCTTCACGCAGGACAAATCCAAGGTTTCTTCGATATTCCTGTTGATAACCTTTACGGTTCTATCATCTTCAACGACTATGTAAAAGCCAAAAATCTTAAAAACCCAATTATTGCAAGCCCTGATATTGGTGGCGTTGCGCGTGCAAGAAGTTTTGCAAAACTTTTGGGTGTTGATATGGTCATCGTTGATAAACGTCGTGAAAAAGCCAATGAGTCTGAAGTGATGAACATCATTGGTGATGTTACAGGCAAAGATGTTATTTTAGTCGATGATATGATCGATACAGCAGGAACAATTGTCAAAGCGGCTGAAGTCTTGAAAAAAAGAGGTGCTACAAGCGTTATGGCATGTTGTACGCACGCAGTTCTCAGTGGTCCAGCGTACGAGCGTATCGCTAAAGGTGAGTTAGACGAATTAGTTGTAACTGACACCATTCCTCTTAAAGAAGCAAACCCAAAAATCAAAGTTCTAAGCGTTGCACCTGTTTTTGCGGAAGTCATTCGTCGTGTTTATCACAATGAAAGTGTAAATGGACTCTTTATTTAA
- a CDS encoding MFS transporter produces MAQQHTTTKHKRLLSSQDYKTLSLSAFGGALEFYDFIIFVFFSKVIGILFFPADMPVWLSQLQTFGIFAAGYLARPFGGIVMAHFGDLFGRKRMFTLSILLMAIPTLLIGCLPTYAVVGYLAPILLLILRVCQGLAVGGEIPGAWTFVAEHVPKNKVGLACGTLTSGLTLGIFLGSLVSIMMQSNFNALEMNSWVWRIPFIVGGIFGFIAMYLRRWLKETPIFLEMQKREKEDISKKLPVWNVLSNHLPQTTISILLTWVLSAGIMVIIVTAHVYLQGQFGFSEIDVSISRLLATAGLALGCVFYGYLADKFSIGKIISLGCIFVLIATIIFLASLSFGREMLYITYPIVGFSIGIVGAFPYYMVRAFPAKVRYSGVAFSFNISYAITGALTAFLIPILANFFSKYAAGFYVMGVFVFGALLGWYIIRKEKELAEDI; encoded by the coding sequence ATGGCACAGCAACATACAACAACAAAGCATAAAAGACTGCTCAGTTCTCAAGACTATAAAACACTTTCCCTTTCCGCTTTTGGTGGAGCGTTAGAGTTTTATGACTTTATTATTTTTGTCTTTTTTTCCAAAGTCATTGGGATTTTGTTCTTTCCTGCTGATATGCCTGTGTGGCTTAGTCAACTTCAAACGTTTGGCATCTTTGCAGCGGGCTATTTAGCGCGCCCTTTTGGTGGCATTGTGATGGCGCACTTTGGTGATCTGTTTGGAAGAAAACGTATGTTTACGCTTAGTATTCTTCTGATGGCAATCCCCACACTTCTCATTGGTTGTTTACCAACGTATGCGGTAGTCGGTTATTTAGCACCTATTTTACTTCTCATTCTTAGAGTCTGTCAAGGTCTTGCTGTCGGAGGTGAAATCCCTGGTGCTTGGACCTTTGTAGCCGAACACGTTCCCAAAAACAAAGTAGGACTTGCGTGTGGAACGCTGACTTCTGGCTTAACGCTTGGCATCTTTCTTGGCTCATTGGTTTCGATTATGATGCAAAGTAATTTTAATGCGCTCGAGATGAACAGTTGGGTATGGAGAATTCCGTTTATTGTGGGTGGTATTTTTGGATTTATCGCGATGTATCTTAGACGTTGGCTGAAAGAGACACCTATTTTTCTTGAAATGCAAAAAAGAGAAAAAGAGGATATTTCCAAAAAACTACCGGTTTGGAATGTTTTATCAAATCATCTACCACAAACGACTATTTCTATTTTACTAACATGGGTTTTATCCGCTGGCATTATGGTCATTATCGTCACAGCACATGTCTATTTGCAAGGGCAGTTTGGCTTTTCAGAAATTGACGTTTCCATATCAAGACTTCTAGCCACTGCTGGTTTAGCACTGGGGTGTGTCTTTTACGGTTACCTCGCCGATAAATTCTCCATTGGTAAAATTATATCCCTAGGGTGTATCTTCGTTCTCATTGCAACAATAATTTTTCTCGCATCGCTTTCTTTTGGTCGTGAAATGCTTTACATCACTTATCCCATTGTTGGCTTTAGCATTGGCATTGTTGGGGCTTTTCCTTACTACATGGTGCGCGCCTTTCCTGCCAAAGTCAGATACAGCGGTGTCGCTTTTTCGTTTAATATCTCCTACGCTATCACAGGTGCTTTAACCGCTTTTCTTATCCCTATTCTTGCCAACTTTTTCAGCAAATACGCCGCAGGTTTTTATGTGATGGGGGTCTTTGTATTTGGTGCACTTCTTGGCTGGTATATTATCCGTAAAGAAAAAGAGTTAGCTGAGGATATCTAA
- the lepA gene encoding translation elongation factor 4 translates to MQKHIRNFSIIAHIDHGKSTLADRLIQECGAVSEREMTTQMMDTMDIEKERGITIKAQSVRLTYVKDGQPYILNLIDTPGHVDFSYEVSRSLASSDGALLVVDASQGVEAQTIANVYIALENNLEIIPVINKIDLPAADPERVKDEIEHTIGLDCSEALNVSAKSGIGIRELLDTLVDKIPPPKGDENAPTKALIYDSWFDNYLGALALVRVYDGAIKKGQEVYVMGTGKKHEVLNLMYPHPLVLEKTPMIKTGEVGIVVLGLKNVGDVKVGDTITDFRNKTKEPIAGFKEVKQFVFAGLYPIETDKFEELRDALDKLKLNDSSISYEPETSAALGFGFRVGFLGLLHMEVIKERLEREFDLDLIATAPTVTYKVKTTKGTVLDIQNPSQLPPVNEFEEIQEPYVKATVLTPTEFLGNIIILMNNKRGMQKKMDYLSPERVLLEYEIPLNEIVMDFYDKLKSVSKGYASFDYEPIGYQVGDLVKLDLLVAGEPVDALSIIVPRVSAQTRGRDFVKAMKEIVPRQLFEVAIQASIGTKVIARETVKSMGKNVTAKCYGGDITRKRKLLDKQKEGKKRMKSIGKVQLPQEAFLTILKID, encoded by the coding sequence ATGCAGAAACATATTCGTAACTTCTCAATTATTGCTCATATCGATCACGGTAAAAGTACGCTAGCAGACCGCCTTATCCAAGAGTGCGGTGCGGTGAGTGAACGTGAAATGACCACACAGATGATGGACACTATGGACATCGAAAAAGAGCGTGGCATTACCATTAAAGCTCAAAGTGTACGCCTTACGTATGTGAAAGATGGGCAACCTTATATTTTAAATCTTATTGACACTCCAGGTCACGTTGACTTTTCGTATGAAGTGAGCCGTTCTTTGGCTTCCAGTGATGGAGCACTTTTGGTGGTTGATGCCTCTCAGGGCGTTGAAGCACAAACCATTGCAAATGTCTACATAGCGCTTGAAAATAACTTAGAAATTATTCCTGTCATCAACAAAATAGACCTTCCTGCTGCTGATCCTGAGCGTGTGAAAGATGAGATCGAACATACCATTGGGCTTGATTGTTCGGAAGCGTTGAACGTGAGTGCAAAAAGTGGTATTGGTATCAGAGAACTTCTTGATACCCTTGTCGATAAAATCCCTCCTCCAAAAGGCGATGAAAATGCTCCTACCAAAGCGCTTATTTACGATAGCTGGTTTGACAATTATCTAGGCGCACTCGCACTCGTTCGCGTCTACGATGGCGCAATCAAAAAAGGACAAGAAGTCTATGTTATGGGTACAGGTAAAAAACACGAAGTTTTAAACCTCATGTATCCGCATCCCCTTGTTCTTGAAAAAACACCGATGATTAAAACGGGCGAAGTGGGCATTGTCGTACTGGGTCTTAAAAATGTTGGGGACGTTAAAGTAGGCGATACCATTACGGATTTTCGTAACAAAACGAAAGAGCCGATCGCTGGTTTTAAAGAGGTCAAACAGTTTGTTTTTGCGGGACTTTATCCGATTGAAACCGATAAATTTGAAGAACTCAGAGACGCGTTAGATAAACTTAAACTCAATGACTCAAGCATTTCGTACGAGCCTGAAACCTCTGCAGCATTGGGCTTTGGCTTTAGGGTTGGTTTTTTAGGTTTACTTCACATGGAAGTTATCAAAGAGCGTTTGGAGCGAGAGTTTGACCTTGATCTCATCGCTACCGCGCCTACGGTTACGTACAAAGTGAAAACCACTAAAGGAACTGTGCTTGATATTCAAAACCCAAGCCAACTTCCTCCTGTCAATGAATTTGAAGAGATTCAAGAGCCTTACGTCAAAGCAACCGTGTTAACACCGACTGAATTTTTGGGCAACATCATCATTTTAATGAATAACAAACGCGGTATGCAAAAGAAAATGGACTATCTCAGTCCTGAGCGTGTACTTTTGGAGTATGAAATTCCTCTCAATGAAATTGTGATGGACTTTTACGATAAACTCAAATCCGTCTCAAAAGGGTACGCAAGTTTTGATTATGAGCCGATTGGGTATCAAGTGGGTGACTTGGTCAAACTTGATCTTTTGGTTGCAGGTGAGCCTGTGGATGCACTTTCTATCATTGTGCCACGTGTAAGTGCGCAAACCAGAGGTCGTGACTTTGTTAAAGCGATGAAAGAGATCGTTCCACGACAGCTTTTTGAAGTGGCGATCCAAGCGAGTATTGGCACAAAAGTCATTGCTCGTGAAACCGTCAAATCCATGGGTAAAAACGTGACCGCCAAATGTTATGGTGGCGATATTACCCGAAAACGAAAACTCCTCGATAAACAAAAAGAGGGTAAGAAACGTATGAAATCCATCGGTAAAGTTCAATTACCGCAAGAGGCGTTTCTCACCATTCTCAAAATCGACTAA
- the gyrA gene encoding DNA gyrase subunit A, producing the protein MDNIFDSNQDIKTISIEESIKTSYLDYSMSVIIGRALPDARDGLKPVHRRILYAMNDLAISSRSPYKKSARIVGDVIGKYHPHGDTAVYDALVRMAQPFSMRIPMVDGQGNFGSIDGDNAAAMRYTEARMTPLAEELLRDLDKDTVDFVPNYDDSMIEPDVLPSRVPNLLLNGSSGIAVGMATNIPPHCLDELLDALLLLIENPEATLDEVMEFIKGPDFPTSGIIFGKKGILEAYKTGRGRVKVRAKVHIEKKGNKDIIVIDELPYQVNKVRLIEQIVALVKEKMIEGISEIRDESDRDGIRLVIELKREAMSEIVLNNLYKSTNLEVTFGVILLAIHNKEPKVFTLIELLKLFLRHRKTVIIRRTIFELEKAKAKAHILEGLKIALDNIDEIIALIKGSADTKSAKDGLIERFNLSEVQAGAILDMRLQRLTGLERDKIENELAELLLEIQRLSDILRSEALLNALIKEELLEIKDKFKSKRITEIVDDYDDIDVEDLIANESMVVTITHRGYIKRVPLKQYEKQKRGGKGKIAVTTYDDDFIESFFVSDTHDTLMFVTDRGQLYWLKVYRIPEGSRTAKGKAVVNLIQLQADEKIMAIIPTTDFDETKSLAFFTKNGVIKRTNLSEFKNIRSVGVRAITLDDDDELVTAKVVTHDTKNLFIVTKKGMCIRFEVGDAREIGRTARGVTGIRFKEENDRVVGAAVIYHDQEELLTVTEKGIGKRTTAEEYRLQNRGGKGVIAMKLTPKTADLVGVVIVDEDKDLMALTSSGKMIRVDMETIRKAGRNTSGVKVVSVDGKDVVQSLARCPKEEIDELDGEGLEDDESSTEGSLIIPDDAPSDE; encoded by the coding sequence ATGGATAATATTTTTGATTCGAACCAAGACATCAAGACGATCAGTATTGAAGAGTCGATAAAGACCAGTTATCTTGATTATTCGATGAGCGTTATCATCGGGCGTGCGCTTCCCGATGCACGAGATGGACTAAAGCCCGTACACAGAAGAATTTTATATGCGATGAACGATCTTGCGATCTCTTCACGCAGTCCGTACAAGAAATCGGCACGTATCGTCGGTGATGTTATCGGTAAGTACCACCCTCATGGTGACACTGCGGTTTATGACGCACTTGTTCGTATGGCACAGCCGTTCTCAATGCGTATTCCGATGGTTGATGGACAAGGAAACTTCGGTTCAATCGACGGTGACAACGCGGCTGCGATGCGTTATACGGAAGCTCGTATGACACCATTGGCGGAAGAGCTTTTGCGTGACCTTGATAAAGACACTGTTGATTTTGTACCCAACTACGATGATAGTATGATTGAACCAGACGTACTGCCAAGCCGTGTACCAAACTTGTTACTTAACGGATCAAGTGGTATTGCGGTTGGTATGGCAACAAACATTCCTCCACACTGCTTAGATGAGCTTTTGGATGCATTGCTCCTTTTGATTGAAAACCCAGAAGCAACACTGGATGAGGTAATGGAGTTTATTAAAGGTCCAGACTTCCCAACAAGCGGCATTATTTTTGGTAAAAAAGGTATTTTAGAGGCGTATAAAACAGGACGTGGTCGTGTTAAAGTACGTGCAAAAGTGCATATTGAGAAAAAAGGTAATAAAGACATCATCGTTATTGATGAACTTCCCTACCAAGTAAACAAAGTTCGTCTGATTGAGCAGATCGTGGCACTTGTTAAAGAGAAGATGATCGAAGGTATTAGCGAAATCAGAGATGAGAGTGATAGAGATGGTATTCGTCTTGTCATCGAGCTTAAACGTGAAGCGATGAGCGAGATTGTTCTTAATAACCTTTACAAATCGACCAATCTTGAAGTAACATTTGGTGTTATCTTACTTGCTATTCATAATAAAGAGCCAAAAGTATTTACACTGATTGAGCTTTTAAAACTTTTCTTACGTCACCGTAAAACGGTTATTATTCGCCGTACTATTTTTGAACTTGAAAAAGCCAAAGCCAAAGCCCACATTTTAGAGGGTTTAAAAATTGCACTTGATAATATTGATGAAATCATCGCTCTTATCAAAGGCAGTGCTGATACAAAAAGTGCCAAAGATGGTTTGATCGAACGATTTAACCTGAGTGAAGTTCAAGCAGGCGCAATCCTAGATATGAGACTCCAACGTCTTACAGGACTTGAGAGAGATAAGATTGAGAATGAGCTTGCAGAGTTACTTCTAGAGATTCAACGTCTTAGTGACATCTTACGTAGTGAAGCACTTTTAAATGCTCTCATTAAAGAAGAATTGCTCGAGATTAAAGATAAATTCAAATCAAAACGTATTACTGAAATTGTTGATGATTACGATGACATTGATGTGGAAGATTTGATTGCGAATGAGTCAATGGTTGTGACCATTACTCACAGAGGCTACATTAAACGTGTACCACTCAAACAGTATGAAAAACAAAAACGTGGTGGCAAAGGCAAAATTGCCGTAACCACATACGATGATGACTTTATTGAGAGCTTCTTTGTCTCCGATACACACGATACGTTGATGTTTGTGACTGATCGCGGACAACTCTACTGGCTCAAAGTGTATAGAATTCCAGAAGGAAGTAGAACCGCTAAGGGTAAAGCTGTTGTCAACCTCATTCAGCTACAAGCGGATGAGAAAATTATGGCAATCATTCCAACAACAGACTTTGATGAGACAAAATCATTGGCATTCTTTACGAAAAATGGTGTCATTAAACGTACAAATCTCAGCGAATTTAAAAATATCCGCTCAGTTGGTGTTAGAGCGATTACATTAGATGATGATGATGAATTGGTAACCGCTAAAGTTGTCACACACGATACTAAAAACCTTTTCATTGTAACGAAAAAAGGTATGTGTATTCGTTTTGAAGTAGGTGATGCAAGAGAGATCGGCAGAACAGCACGTGGTGTTACAGGTATTCGCTTTAAAGAAGAGAATGACCGTGTTGTAGGTGCAGCTGTTATCTATCATGATCAAGAAGAGTTGTTGACTGTGACTGAAAAAGGTATTGGAAAACGCACAACCGCTGAAGAGTACAGATTGCAAAATCGTGGTGGTAAAGGTGTCATTGCTATGAAACTTACACCAAAAACTGCCGATCTAGTTGGTGTTGTCATTGTTGATGAAGATAAAGACCTTATGGCGCTGACCAGTAGCGGTAAAATGATTCGTGTCGATATGGAGACAATCCGAAAAGCCGGACGTAATACCAGTGGTGTTAAAGTAGTTTCTGTTGATGGTAAAGATGTTGTTCAAAGTCTTGCTCGTTGTCCGAAAGAGGAGATCGATGAACTTGATGGCGAAGGTTTGGAAGATGATGAAAGCTCAACTGAGGGTAGTTTGATTATCCCAGATGATGCACCGAGTGATGAATAA
- a CDS encoding EF-hand domain-containing protein, with protein MKKALMLLAMVSLVGLNLFAADATRGPVAFETYDKNKDGVITQEEFDAVKAERMSAKAEAGMPMRNAANSPDFTFFDTNKDGKITKEEYRDGQLSRMRSR; from the coding sequence ATGAAAAAAGCACTTATGCTTTTAGCAATGGTAAGCCTTGTAGGTTTAAATCTTTTCGCCGCAGATGCAACGCGTGGACCTGTTGCATTTGAAACGTACGATAAAAACAAAGATGGCGTTATTACTCAAGAGGAGTTTGATGCTGTAAAAGCGGAGCGTATGAGCGCAAAAGCAGAAGCAGGAATGCCAATGAGGAACGCTGCCAATTCACCTGATTTTACCTTTTTTGATACTAATAAAGATGGCAAAATCACAAAAGAAGAGTACCGAGATGGGCAACTCTCTCGCATGCGTTCTCGATAA
- a CDS encoding DUF4405 domain-containing protein — MYSLRRFISLEILLAFLMMSYTGIILFLSPKGRVANWTNWELLGLDKTQYTNLHVTFMVLFLVGMLFHIYLNWRALFIYLSNKAREFSLFTKEFILALGINLLFLFGTLYYWTPFDQFLDFQYEIKASWEKKVDKAPYGHAELSTLGEFAERTNSNVSTIISKLNAYKLQGVTLSKTVAQIAKENGKSPAQLFDIINAKAQNNTLKEDGGYSKLTLKEASIQQAFELEEALQIIHEKGFNATENSTIKESAEALHVKPIELLELLKKSQ, encoded by the coding sequence ATGTATTCACTCAGACGTTTTATCTCTTTAGAGATTCTCTTGGCATTTTTAATGATGAGCTATACGGGTATCATTCTTTTTCTTTCCCCTAAAGGCAGAGTCGCCAACTGGACAAATTGGGAGCTTTTAGGACTTGATAAAACACAATACACCAATTTACATGTAACCTTTATGGTGCTCTTTTTGGTTGGTATGCTTTTTCACATTTATCTTAACTGGCGTGCGCTCTTTATCTACCTAAGCAACAAAGCGAGAGAATTTTCACTCTTTACAAAAGAATTTATTTTGGCATTAGGCATTAACCTTCTTTTTCTCTTTGGAACACTTTATTACTGGACACCTTTTGATCAATTTTTAGACTTCCAATACGAGATAAAAGCTTCATGGGAGAAGAAAGTCGATAAAGCTCCTTATGGACATGCTGAACTCTCAACACTTGGGGAGTTTGCAGAGCGTACCAATAGTAACGTCTCTACCATCATTTCAAAACTTAATGCGTATAAACTTCAAGGTGTAACCCTTTCAAAAACCGTTGCGCAAATCGCTAAAGAAAATGGCAAATCTCCCGCTCAACTTTTTGACATCATTAACGCTAAAGCTCAAAACAATACCTTAAAAGAAGACGGTGGATACAGTAAATTAACCCTCAAAGAGGCGAGTATTCAACAGGCATTTGAGCTTGAGGAAGCATTACAAATTATCCATGAAAAAGGCTTTAATGCAACAGAGAATTCAACGATAAAAGAGAGTGCAGAAGCTTTACATGTAAAGCCTATTGAACTCTTAGAATTACTCAAAAAATCCCAATAA
- a CDS encoding ComF family protein, producing MLESGLKVYSFYNYNDIAPLLHTKHTYIGAKIFAQLGTHTFFQFLKTFELPKGICAIPIDDHVRHGYSHSAILAKATKPYLTPMYGSLRAQNHESYSGKSRAYRQANKRDFIFTCKDEVDAILIDDIVTTGSTLEEAHETLKQHGVNVLFALVLADAREN from the coding sequence GTGTTGGAAAGTGGGCTGAAAGTCTACTCTTTTTACAACTACAATGACATAGCCCCACTCCTTCATACAAAGCACACTTACATCGGCGCTAAAATCTTCGCGCAACTTGGAACGCATACTTTCTTTCAATTTTTAAAAACGTTTGAGTTACCCAAAGGAATTTGTGCAATTCCTATCGACGATCATGTGCGACATGGCTATTCGCACAGTGCGATTCTAGCAAAAGCAACCAAGCCTTATTTAACGCCAATGTATGGAAGTTTAAGAGCGCAGAACCATGAGAGTTATTCAGGTAAAAGCAGAGCCTACCGACAAGCCAATAAACGTGATTTCATCTTTACATGTAAAGATGAAGTTGATGCCATTTTGATCGATGATATTGTTACCACGGGAAGTACTTTGGAAGAGGCGCATGAGACACTTAAACAGCATGGGGTAAATGTACTGTTTGCGCTTGTTTTGGCAGATGCTAGAGAGAATTAA
- a CDS encoding transposase yields MPRRLRIESLGYHHVYNRGVAKSNVFIDEKDKVKFIELMASTAKEHKFNIHAFCLMDNHYHILVQNSRENLSSGMRQLNAQYASYFNKRHDRVGHLWQDRFKSWYVLDNKYLFTLFKYIESNPLKAKMTKVIGEYMYCATYSMLKDAVPPFLQNSFVLRDYNTKELFELLSIPLSDSERLNIDAFHKTKYKQEEGQTLPLHKKELANYFLHVKNKPQRNEAIKKAYEDGYSKSDVARNLSLSVAGVSKILKS; encoded by the coding sequence ATGCCACGACGATTGCGCATTGAAAGCTTAGGGTACCATCATGTCTACAACAGGGGCGTTGCCAAAAGCAATGTTTTTATAGATGAAAAAGACAAAGTAAAGTTTATAGAATTGATGGCAAGTACTGCTAAAGAGCATAAGTTCAATATTCATGCGTTTTGTTTGATGGATAACCATTATCATATTTTAGTGCAAAACTCGCGTGAAAATCTCTCTTCAGGTATGCGCCAGCTCAACGCGCAGTATGCAAGTTATTTCAATAAACGGCATGACCGTGTAGGTCATTTGTGGCAAGACCGCTTCAAGTCATGGTATGTCTTGGACAACAAATATCTTTTTACACTTTTTAAATACATTGAATCGAATCCGCTCAAAGCTAAAATGACGAAAGTCATCGGTGAGTACATGTACTGCGCAACGTATAGCATGCTCAAAGATGCCGTGCCACCTTTTTTGCAGAACTCATTTGTTTTACGAGATTACAATACTAAAGAGCTATTTGAACTTTTGAGCATTCCTCTAAGTGACTCTGAGCGTTTAAATATAGACGCATTTCATAAAACAAAGTATAAGCAAGAAGAGGGACAAACCCTGCCTTTACACAAAAAAGAGTTAGCCAATTATTTCTTACATGTAAAGAATAAACCGCAAAGAAATGAAGCAATAAAAAAAGCCTATGAAGATGGGTATAGTAAAAGTGATGTTGCTAGAAATCTCTCTCTAAGCGTTGCAGGAGTAAGCAAAATACTCAAAAGTTAA
- a CDS encoding LPP20 family lipoprotein: MNRWFVTLLASIGLLLIVSGCSAKKDEPPKDPKAAAYDFSNEKSFVVYGEGIAPLHTVSPAQAVALAKRAAITDGYRQLGEKLYGVKINSTETVKDAMLKDSRVTAQVNALIKDAAITDATFKDGLYSVRMEITMSARRWHELFSY; encoded by the coding sequence ATGAATAGATGGTTTGTAACACTTTTGGCAAGCATAGGGTTGTTGCTTATTGTTTCGGGTTGTTCTGCGAAAAAGGATGAACCGCCTAAAGATCCAAAAGCTGCAGCATATGATTTCAGCAATGAAAAATCATTTGTTGTTTACGGTGAAGGTATTGCTCCTTTGCATACAGTGTCTCCTGCGCAAGCAGTTGCTCTTGCAAAACGTGCCGCAATTACAGATGGTTACCGTCAGCTTGGTGAAAAACTTTATGGTGTGAAAATTAATTCAACAGAAACCGTTAAAGATGCTATGTTGAAAGATTCTCGTGTTACTGCACAAGTCAATGCTCTTATTAAAGATGCTGCTATAACAGACGCAACTTTTAAAGACGGGTTATACAGTGTTAGAATGGAAATTACAATGAGCGCACGTAGGTGGCACGAACTCTTTTCCTATTAA
- a CDS encoding helix-turn-helix domain-containing protein has translation MIIKNLRLENGWSQEQLADITGLSTRTIQRIEKDDEVSLESLKLLANAFKIDIKNLQELLNNKGKPMPIREKIEKNTGVITFIGVNLLLFIINILTNPHHLWFIYPLFGWGITLYFRRYKRQLKQN, from the coding sequence ATGATTATTAAAAACCTAAGGTTAGAAAATGGTTGGTCACAAGAGCAGTTAGCCGACATAACAGGATTGAGTACAAGAACCATTCAGCGAATTGAAAAGGATGATGAAGTCAGTTTAGAGTCTTTGAAATTACTTGCAAATGCATTCAAAATAGACATAAAAAATTTACAAGAGTTGTTAAACAATAAAGGAAAGCCAATGCCAATTCGCGAGAAAATAGAAAAAAATACGGGAGTCATCACTTTTATAGGGGTGAATTTGCTTTTATTTATTATTAACATACTAACTAATCCACATCATCTATGGTTTATTTATCCGTTGTTTGGCTGGGGTATAACGCTTTATTTTAGGCGCTATAAACGTCAACTAAAGCAGAACTAA